GATGCGGTGGCGGGTCAGCAGCGACTCGTACCGTGGGTGGCTCTCGGGAACCTCGACCTCGTCGCTCATACGACCCGTTCGCCGGTCGAGGGTAGAAAGCCCGTCGGTCAGCGGTCGGGTTCGACCGTCGCGCCCGCCGGGTCCACTTCACAGACGTTCGCGTCGTACCCAGCGTCGGTGAGACCGGTCCCGAGCGCGAAGACCGTCTCGCCGAGCATCGCCATCGCGGCGTCGCCGCCCGCCTCGTTGACGTCGGTGACGACGTCCCACACCGCCGGCGTGAGCAGGTCGGCCTCCCTGGAAAACTGCCGGGACGCGCGCATGAACGATTCGAGGGTCGGTTCCTTGACGACCTGCGAGAGCGCCCGTTCGCCGGCCCCACTCAGTTCCGCCGTCTCGCCGTCGACCACGTCGGCTGTCGAGAGCTCGCCGAGCGTGTGGTACTCGATGCGTGCCCGGTCGGGGATCGCGTCGACGTAGTTGTGGCCCGGCGCACCGGGTTCCAGGCGGAGCGGAATACCCCCTCGGGACTGCCCGACGACGTCGCCCAGGCCGGTTCCAGCCTGGACCTCCGCGCCGTGGGCGACGGTCACCAGCTCGTTGTAAGAGAGTCGCCGGTCGAAGGCGGCGTTGCCCGCGAGCGCCGTCCCCAGTGCCATGGCGCCGGAGACGCCGAAGCCCGCCCCCAGCGGCAGATCCGTGGTTGCGGTCACGCGCGCGGTTGCTCCGAGAGCGTCGAGCACTCGTTCCACGGCGTCCATCCCCACCCGCTCTCCATCGAGTTCGATACGTGTCTCCTCGGCCGGGCGGATGGTCACCCGGACGCCGTCGGAGAGCGCCAGTCCGCCCCCACGCGACCCCGTCTCCGTCGGGTCCTCGCCCCGGTCCACGGTGAAAAAGCCGGTCACGTGCCCGGGGACGAAGGCCTCGGCTTCCGTCTTCATGATCGGTTCCTCGTGTGCCCACCGGGTTAATCGTTGGCGTGTCGGGCCAGCGGGCGGCTCCGGCCCGTAGTTTCAAGTGCGTATGCATTGTAATACTTCGAATACATGCCGACAATCAGTGCACGGCTCCCCAGCGAGGAGAAGGCGGAACTCGACGACGTGGCGGCACTGCTCTCGGAGGACCGGTCGACGACCATCCGGAAGGCGCTGGCGGAGGGCCTCGAGACGCTGCGTATCCGCGTGGCCGTCGAGCGCTACCAGTCCGGCGACGTCTCGGCCGCGGAAGCGGCCCGCATCGCGGACCTGTCGGTCGCCGAGTGGCTCGACGTCGCCCGCGAGCGCAACCTCACCACGCAGCTGACGCTGTCTGACCTCGAACTGGACGCCGACACGGCGGCGGAACTGTGACCCGCATCTACGTCGGGCCCACCTCGCTGTACAAGCTCGGGCAGGTGGGCGAGCTCTCACTGCTGGGTGCGTTCGAGGGCGACGTCGTCGTCCCGGAACCCATCATCGACGAGGTGGCTATCGAACCGACGGCGACGAACTTAGCGGAGTTCCTCGAGAGCGACCCCGTCGACACGGCCGTCGACGACGCGGCCGTCGAGCAGGCGCGGTCCCTGCTGGGCGAGAAGCAACTGGGGCCAGCGGTCACCGTCCTCGCCGGCGTGCTGGCCCACCGCGACCCCGACGACCGGTCGGCGGTCGCCGTGGTCTCCGAGGACCGGACCGTCCGGCGAATGGCCCAGGGACTCGGCTCGGCGGTCACCAGCAGTTTCGGCGTCGTCGT
This DNA window, taken from Haloarcula ordinaria, encodes the following:
- a CDS encoding UPF0175 family protein → MPTISARLPSEEKAELDDVAALLSEDRSTTIRKALAEGLETLRIRVAVERYQSGDVSAAEAARIADLSVAEWLDVARERNLTTQLTLSDLELDADTAAEL
- a CDS encoding pantoate kinase, which codes for MKTEAEAFVPGHVTGFFTVDRGEDPTETGSRGGGLALSDGVRVTIRPAEETRIELDGERVGMDAVERVLDALGATARVTATTDLPLGAGFGVSGAMALGTALAGNAAFDRRLSYNELVTVAHGAEVQAGTGLGDVVGQSRGGIPLRLEPGAPGHNYVDAIPDRARIEYHTLGELSTADVVDGETAELSGAGERALSQVVKEPTLESFMRASRQFSREADLLTPAVWDVVTDVNEAGGDAAMAMLGETVFALGTGLTDAGYDANVCEVDPAGATVEPDR